GACGCTCTGGTACGTCGGCAGGATGCCCATCACCGCGGTCGCGCCGCTCGTGATGAGGATGACCGTCGCGAGGGTCGTCTTCCGGCCCACCCGGTCGCCGAGCGAGCCCCAGAAGAGTCCTCCGAGCGGACGCATCACGAACCCGGCGCCGAACACGGCGAAGGCCGAGAGCAGCGCGACCTGCGGGTCTCCCTGCTTGAAGAAGTACAGCGAGATGACCGTCGCCAGGGTGCCGTAGAGGCCGAAGTCGAACCACTCCACGAAGTGGCCGACGCCGGCCGCCACGATCACCTTCCGCATGCTCCGGCGGCGGGCGTCGTCGCCGAACACGTCCGGGACGGGGGCGTTGGCGGCGTCGGCGCTGGTGCGCGTCTGGGTTCCGTCGCTCATGGGGAGACCTCACACTTCGTTGTCGAGAGTTGGTTGACGATAGCACTCGCCGGGCACACTTTGCCACACAGTGGGAAAGTGTCGCCAGCAAGTGATACCGTCGCCGCCATGCAGTCCCGTGAACAGCACCACGACGTCGTGGTCGTCGGAGGTGGCCTCGCCGGTGTGAGCGCCGCCGTCGCCGCCGCCCGCCTCGGCTCCAGCGTCGCCCTCGTCACCAACCGCCCGGTCCTCGGCGGGAACTCCTCGAGCGAGATCCGCGTGTGGGTCGTCGGCGCCACCGCCCACGGCACACAGCGGTTCGCCCGCGAGACCGGGATCATGGGCGAGCTGTTCCTCGAGAACCAGTACCGGAACCCGCAGGGCAACGCGATCTACTGGGACCAGGTCGTGCTCGACCTCGTGCGCGCCGAGCCGAACGTCCACCTGCACCTCAACACCGACGTGCGGACCGTGACGACGGTGGACGACGAGACCGGCGCACCGCGCATCGCGTCCGTCACCGGCTGGACGATGGGCTCCGAGATCGAGACGACGTTCACCGCCCCGGTGTTCCTCGACTGCACGGGAGACGGGCTCGTCGGTGCCCTCGCCGGGGCGTCGTACCGGATCGGGCGCGAGGGCCGCGACGAACACGGCGAGGAGTGGGCGCCCGAACAACCGGACGACGAACTGCTCGGCAGCTCGATCTTCTTCTCCACGCACGACACCGGCCGCCCGGAGAAGTTCGTGCCGCCGTCGATCGCGAAGGACCTCAGCACGACGCCGATCCTGGCGAACCGGGCGATCAAGACCGGGGACAACGGCTGCAACTACTGGTGGATCGAGTGGGGCGGCGAGCTCGACACCGTCACCGAGAACGAACGGATCCGCGACGAGCTGTGGGGCGTCGTCTACGGCATCTGGGACCACATCAAGAACTCCGGCGCGTTCGACGCCGACTCGCTCACCCTCGACTGGGTCGGCGCGATCCCGGGCAAGCGGGAGTACCGACGGTTCGTGGGCGACCACACCCTCACCCAGCAGGACCTCCTCTCGCAGCGGACCTTCCCGGACACGGTCGCGTTCGGCGGGTGGTCGATCGACCTGCACCCGGTCGAGGGCGTCTACGCCGAGACCGCTGGGGCGCAGCAGCGGTACACCGACGGCACGTACGACATCCCGTTCCGCTCCCTCTACTCGGCGGACGTCGCCAACCTGCTCTTCGCCGGCCGGAACATCTCCGCGTCGCACGTCGCGTTCGGGTCGACCCGCGTGATGGCCACCTGCGCCACCCAGGGCCAGGCCGCCGGGACCGCCGCGCACCTCGCCGCCCGTCACGGCGTCACGCCGCGCGAGCTCGGCACCGACCACGTCGCAATGCTGCAGCAGACGCTCCTCCGCGAGGACGCGCCGCTCATCGGCGTCCGGGCCCACGACGGGGCGGACCTCGCCCAGCGCGCCCGGATCAGCGCGAGCAGCGAACTCGTCCGGCTCGACACCACCCCGTGGGCGACCGAGGACACCTTCGCGCTCGACCGCGACGCGGCGCTGGTCGTACCGGTCGACCCCGTGCTCGGTTCCGTCGCGTTCCGGACCGTCGCCGGCCACGACACCGACGTCACGATCGAGCTCTGGACCACGGGCCGGCCGCAGAACTACGCCCCGATCGCGCACGTCTCGACGCACACCGCGAGCGTCCCCGCCGGGGCGGGCGAGGCGGTCGTCGACCTCGGGTTCCGGCCGGACGAGCCGTGCAACGCCGTGGTCGTGGTCCGCCGGACCCCCGGCGTGCGCCTGGTCCTCACCGACGGGCACCCGTACGGCGTCCTCGCGCTCCGCGCCCGCACGGCCGACGACGAGCAGTTCGACGACCACA
The sequence above is a segment of the Curtobacterium sp. BH-2-1-1 genome. Coding sequences within it:
- a CDS encoding FAD-dependent oxidoreductase, which encodes MSPASDTVAAMQSREQHHDVVVVGGGLAGVSAAVAAARLGSSVALVTNRPVLGGNSSSEIRVWVVGATAHGTQRFARETGIMGELFLENQYRNPQGNAIYWDQVVLDLVRAEPNVHLHLNTDVRTVTTVDDETGAPRIASVTGWTMGSEIETTFTAPVFLDCTGDGLVGALAGASYRIGREGRDEHGEEWAPEQPDDELLGSSIFFSTHDTGRPEKFVPPSIAKDLSTTPILANRAIKTGDNGCNYWWIEWGGELDTVTENERIRDELWGVVYGIWDHIKNSGAFDADSLTLDWVGAIPGKREYRRFVGDHTLTQQDLLSQRTFPDTVAFGGWSIDLHPVEGVYAETAGAQQRYTDGTYDIPFRSLYSADVANLLFAGRNISASHVAFGSTRVMATCATQGQAAGTAAHLAARHGVTPRELGTDHVAMLQQTLLREDAPLIGVRAHDGADLAQRARISASSELVRLDTTPWATEDTFALDRDAALVVPVDPVLGSVAFRTVAGHDTDVTIELWTTGRPQNYAPIAHVSTHTASVPAGAGEAVVDLGFRPDEPCNAVVVVRRTPGVRLVLTDGHPYGVLALRARTADDEQFDDHIPEEADQPVTDWEARALRGRSFAFTAADASDAWRASRVADGYQRPFGGPHLWSSEPDDGAATLTLDWAEPVDVREVRIVWNDDVDADLINLHHHRTPWDAVPTLARDYRIEACVDGSWQGLVTVTDNRHRHRVHDVAPTRTASLRVVVTATNGSPFVSASAVKVY